TTGCCTAAGACAAAAAACATTGAATAATTTAAAATTATTTTATAATTATCTACCTACTTATATTTTTATGAAAGATTATATCATTTATATTTTAAAATAAACATACTAAATATATAATTAAAATTAAATTTCAAACAAAAAACTCGGGCGTAGCCCGGGCTCGATCCTAGTTTCCTATATAAAAACACAATTGCATATACACCTAACCATATTTCAACCAACAGAAAAATAAATTTTTAAATAAAATTAATAAATTTTGCATTGAAAGTCGAAAACGATACTTATTTTGTGACAAAAAATTTTTTTACGACACTTAATATGAAACGGAGGGAGTATATAATAATTATGATTTCTTAATAAATAGGATAAAGATGACTTGTTATTAATTTACTATAATATTACTTAATAATGCATAATATATGTAGGAAAGTTGTGATATGTAATAAATATATATAAAAATATTTATGTTTTGAAAATAAAAAGATTCAAAGCAAAAAGATTTTCTAATTCATTTTCTTAAAGTACATTTTATGATTTTTTCTTAGATCTATTTGTTGACCAAAAAAGAGATTTTCTACCAAAAAAGAAGAAGAGATTTTACTGTTCAGAACAAAGAAAAACATCGGGTTTAACTGGTAATCATCATAGGAATATTATGAACGTATAAGAAAGTAGTCTATCTATAAGAATAAAATTCTAGGAATGACCATTGTAGGAACAATATGAATAAATAGAAAACAATGAAAAATAATAAAATAATAGGAATGAGTGGGAATGATTGTTCTTTTTCAGATATAGTGAGAAATAATTTTATTCTATTAGGGTCTAATTGGTAACCATCACATGAACACTGGGAACGGATATGAAAGGAACGGAAAGGAATAAAATTTTAGGAATGATGAGGAATAATGATTCCTTATCGATAAAGAATAGAAAGGAAAATTAATTCCTTATGAATGGTGTATTTTTATGAGAACCATAAGGAATTGAACGTTACTTCTCATTCTCATGGTCACCAATCACACTCATAGTTTTTCCTTTTTATTCCTTAGTGTTCATTTTATTGTAGAGAAATGTAGAACAAATTTGTTCCTCATTAAATATGATAAGGAATCATTATTCCTCATCATTCCTATAATTTTATTCATTTACGTTCCTTTCATATCCGTTTCTAATGTTCATGTGATGATTATCAGTTAGATCATTAGTGAGGAACAAATTTGTTCTATATTTCTCTATAATAAAAGAAACAATAAGGAATAGAAAAAAAACTATTACTTATGAATGGTAATTTGTTTTAGGAATGTTAAGGAATAGAAAAGAAAAACTATTACTTACGAATGGTAAAAAAGTTTAGGAATGTTAAGGAATGCATTGTTCCTCTTCGTTCCTTGGTCACCATTATTTTCAACAAAAAAAAGAATGAGAATGAATGGAAAGAAAAATTTATTCCTTGTGAATGATGTAATTTTATAGGAATCATAAGGAATTGAATGTTCCTTAACATTTCCTTGGTGACCAGTCATACCATATTGTTCTATATTTCTCTACAATAAAAGGAATGAGAAATAATGGAAAAGAAAAATTATTTTTTATAAATGATAATTGTTTTAGAAACATTAGGAATGCATTATTCCTCTTCATTTCTTGGTCACCATTAAATACCCGATGTGTTAAAAAAAAGAACAAAGAAAAACTAATATGAATGGTGACCAATTAATGACGATGAATAATGCATTCCCTAACGTTCCTAAAAAAATCACCATTCACAAAGAATACTTTTTCCTTCTCATTCATATCATTCCTTTTTTGTAGAGAAATAAAGAACAAAATTATTCTTTGTTAAATTTGAGAATAAATAACTATTCATTTTTATTCTTAATATTTTATTCCTAATATTTTATTTATCTATATTCATTTCTTATTCGTTCTTCTTGCTTCCAGAAAGGTCACCAATAGCCAGTCGGACTCTTAAAAAATCAAGAGAAACAATACATTCCTTAACATTCCTAAGAAATGTTACAATTTAAGAAATGTTACAATTTATAAGGAATATTTTTTTATTTTTCATTTTTTTAATTCATTTTATTGTAGAGATAAATAGAATAAAATTATTTTTTATTAAATTTGATAAAGAATAATCATTACTCATCTTTCCTTATCATTTTTATAATTTTATTCATTTCTCTATCTTTCCTATTAGTTCTTAGTGTTCATGTAATTTTATTCATTTCCATTTTTTTCCAATAGTTTTTAGTATTCTTGTGATGGTCACCAGTGACACTCTCGGTACTTTCTGATATCATAAGCTAAGAAAAAGTACCAAGTTATTCGTGGGGATTTTGAAAAGAAACTGGCCTAAGTAGATTATTTTAGTTTTTATCAATAAGTTAGCAATGAAAAGACATGATGAAGCTCAATTATACAGAAGCCCATTTCTTAAAATAAATAGTGGAAGCTATTTCTCTTTGAATTACAGAGCAATCAATGGTCTCATCACAAAGCAGAACAAGAGCTGAAACAACCTTGAAGCTGCACCGACCGCAGCCTAACAACCTTTACGAATGCCTAAGAAAAAGGGGCCATGTATGAGCTCGTATGACTTGCTAAAATGCTGTGAACGAACATCTTATTTCCCTTCCTTGTAAAACTTGACTAACACTGTAAAGAGTTGCAACATATTTGAAAAGATCGATGCTTGTTTTGTTTCTTTGGACTTTTATTTTCAACCACAACAAAATGGGGACTCTGTATCCAAATAAAAATCTCAAGATGAATCAATCTCTTGTGTTTTTGGGGGCAATGAACTGCTCTCATTACTTTTGATTCATCAAATTATATATTCCAAGAAAGAAAAACAAAAAGAGAGCCTTTTTCAGACGTTGAAACCTTCAGCTCGGAGACACATTTTATGAGCTTCGATCCATTTAGCGCAAGCAGATTCACCATGCTCGACGATGCACTCATCTCTCAGCTTCTTGGTGTCAGGGCACGCACAACATATCTTCTTCTTTGGTTTTGTCTCTGCAGCGGCAGCCTTGCTATCTGAAATGGGTGGAGGTATAACACCGTCTTTTGCTGGTTGGTTACTCATCCTGTCAAGTCATAGTGCAGAGAACAAAGAAGAGTACAATCAAAACGTATGAACAAAGGTGACACATATAAAATAGGTAACACTACTAAGTGAAGCATCCACACAACATCCAATTTGATTTTCAAGAGTAGTTAAAATAATCATTCATCAGTTGAATGCATGCTCTCATAAATCAATATGTTACCCTTAAAGAAGTTTTAACATCCAAACACTGAATAACACAATACACTCATTTGTAATAATTCTTAACTCCTTAAACCCTGGCATATGCTCACTATCCAATAAAAACAAAGATGGAAATAACATTCTTGGTTCTATAAAAACTAAGTAAGCCCAATAAGAGTTAATAAGTACAAAAATCTACCACACAGACATAATTGAGAACTGATTATCGGGAAATAGCTGAAAATATTATAAGTGGTTTATCAAATTTTCAGATTCTAAACAAATCTGATAAACCCTAAGAAACACTTAAAACCCTGAACCTCAAATCAAGAATGCTCACATCTAGAAGATAACAACAGCGCCAACATCATAAACCAATTTACTAACAATTGAAATCAACGAGCAATCAAGCAAATCAAACCCAGGAAACAACATTAAAGAAAAAAAAAGTATTTCACTTTCTAATTAATTTACAGAAATATCACAGTTCTTGATACAACATTTCTCAGAAAGGAAAAAAAGAAGCGAAAAGAAAAAAACAAACCTTTGAATGGATTCGCAGAGGAAAAATCAAGGAGCAGAGAGCCGGTGAAAAGAGAAGACCTTTAGGCTTGGAGAAGAAGGCGGCGACTTAAATAAATGAAACGAATATTGAAAAGTAGAGCCACCTGTTTAGAATTTTTGATTTTTGAATGTGTAAGTATCCACACCACAAGTTCACCAAGGCATCAAAATTGAATTATGGACCCGTCTTCTGGGCTTAGGCCTGAAATGGTCCAGGCCCATGTTTTGAAAGAAATCAAGCTGAAAGAAATGTCTCTTGATGTTGACTACAAAGACAAAGTGATAGAAAACTTTTTGTTAAGTGTAGCAGATACTGAAAGAAATCAATATGCTATGGTCTATGGACTCTGAAAGAAGCATTAGGGAAAGGCTTCACCTTTCAATACCTTTTCCATCATCCAAGCTGAGGCTGGAACAAAAGAAAGCTTTAACCTTTACAGCGAGGCAGAGGAGAGAACTGGAGAATGGAGGAGCTCCTATGAATGTGATCACACTTAAAAGAAGAAAAGGGATAATCACCAACAAATTATTTACAACACTGATAGTCCCCAACACTTTATTTTCATTGACAATTCCTCTACATCAACAACAAAATCCAATTTTTAACACTTTGATCTTCTGGCAACTATGAAAACCAACAATGGTTTTGATCTAAATACTTCACTTCCCCCCAAAGCTAATGGTTCTCTTGCATCATCAACCAATCAATCATACTTCTCCCTCCAAGTATAAACTAGAAAGAACACCCACGAAACAGCCAAAGCAATATCTCCAAGTGCTTGCTTAGGACACTCAAACGCAAGATCTTCAATCTTCCACTCAAACACAACTCTCCACAACGCCATAAGCACATAGAGAATCACAGACCCTCCAGCGAAGAAGCCATGAAACTCTCTATCCTTGACAAACGACACCATGAACAGCACCAAACCTATGGCAAAGAGGAGCAAACCGGAGAAAGACTGAGAGATCTGGATGAGCAGCTCGTCGTGAGGCGTTGAGCCTTTGAGCTTGTTAGCTATGTCGCTGCCGTGGCCGAAGATGGAAGCTTTCTCTGTGTAGAACATCATCAGGGTCCCGCTCGTGAGTGCGATTACGGAGTGGAGTATACAGATTACTCGGAAGAGATGCGAATTCATCGGATCTTTTTAGATCGCCTGAATATCGAGAGGAAGTCAAAGACAGAGATGAAACTGAAAGATTGAATCTTTTAGTAGAGAAAAGTAAAAAAGGCAAACACTTGGCTGTGGTGAGGGTTTAAGCTTTGCCGGAAAGATACGGTCTTGAGAGAGAGAGATTTGTCTGAATCAGATAGATTCACTTCTGGGGATAGTTTAAGCTAAACCCTTTAGTCTTGTCTTGATGCAAAAGAAGATCTTTGTCTTGATCTTGCTTGCTCCTCTTTATTGTTAGCTTTCTTTATTGTTCAACAGAAATTCAAAACCCACCGTATAAAGATTGCTTTCCGATTTTAAATGGGAGTGAGAATTTATAAATATCTCTGAAATAATTGTCAGTAAAAAAAACAAAAAAAATATGTCAATAATGCTATTTGTAAGTTTATGAAAAACGTTATCCATTAGGCATGACTCACATGACATTATTTTATACTATAAACTTTGAAAATTATTAATCAGTAGAAAATTAAAATATTATTTATTAGAAGAAACAAGGGAATTTTATGGTTTTAATTATAATCAAAGGTCATGACTTTTTCAACATTCAAGAAGACTTGATCCTTCAACATCACAAATGGATAACGCTGTTTGTGTCAATCCAAGTACTACTGAACCGAAGGTTTGTCCTTTAACGTTATCAGCGACCTGATGACGCTTGGAGGAACACTATCAGCAAGAGCCCCAAGTTCGGATAACAAAAGAGTCTTCTCCTTGAGTAAGCTCTGCAGTTTCTTTGATTCAAACTCCATTCTCTTTTCATCTACACAGTTTAAAAAATACATTCTTAGACTACCAGTAGTTCATCATCAATCTGTAAGAAAGTAGCAAAACCGTAGTAGAGAGGAGAGGACGAACCTTTCTCTAGCATTGTATGAACAGCATGAAAAGGGACTGCAGCGAAAAGATCAGTTCCTGGGAGCATCATCCATGTGGGTTCACTAGAGTCATGGGATCCACAAGTCGAGCAAACTTCCTGAACCAAAGCTTTGGCTGAGCTCCCGTGCGTATCCTTCATCATAGAATCGAAAGGAGAAGGGACGCTAGTCTTTGTTGTCTTAGCTTTCTTCCTTAGTGCTGTAAGAGCCTCCCGGTTCGCGTTCCTCTCCCTATCATTCTCCACCATCTATTTTGTTACAAAACTCCCATGAGTGTTATTGTACTTCTAAGTTCTCTCAACCATCAATATGAATATATCTAGCAAGATGCTAGTAGTACCTGATTGCGAACAAGTAGAAACTGATCACCAACAGCTTCATATCTCTCGTATACTTCAACAACCTTCTTTGGGTCTAACTCCATCTTAGTTTAATAGATTCCGACAATCTCGAGGAACAGCTAAAACAACATAAATAAGTCATATGTCCTTGCAAAACCATGCTGGTAAGAACCTGCTTCCTAGCTAATCGATACTTGTGTGCTTAAGCTCACTTCCAAATCTAAGACTCTCTTTAGATCCCAAGATCTTCATTACTATTTCAATTACCCGCATCCTTACGGACCGAAGGCAAGCCCCCAACAACTAAACATAGCTTAACAAGTTCTCTGATTCCTTTGCAGCATCTTAGTAAGCGAGCTATACAAGGTTTCTCGAGAAAGAAATTTTTAAAAAAAACTAACCTTTATGGACGAAAGAGCAGAGGCGAGGAGGACCGATGAGAGAATCTTGGCGACGCTGTGAAAGGAAGCGAGAAAAAGAGTTGTAGAAAAAAGAATACACCAAATCAGAGATTTGATGGGCCTGAATGTTTGGTCTATCGATGGGCCAGGCCTAGTTGTTAGACCTGTAATATCTTCTTTTTGATAAAAAAGAGTAATTTAACGGAAAGAAAAATGAAATTGACGCCGTCTGTGGGGATCGAACCCACGGCCACGGGATTAAAAGTCACGCGCTCTACCACTGAGCTAAGACGGCATTGTGTGATATCCGTTTCTCACTAGTTTCTGATAAAACAAATAAGTTATTACATATCAAATAGGCTGAGCACGAAAGATCATCAACGTATTCAATGTCTTAAGATTTTATACCACAGACATATGAGTTCACACAATGTTTCGTAGAGAAAGGGGACACAAGATAATCAATTAATTACTCGAAATAGTTATAAATCAACAAAAGGATAAGGCTTGTCCCACTAACATCTGGCGGGTCCAATTTCACTGCAAGGGCCATGTGGCTGCGTCCACTTGGCTTTATTTATTTGACCATCTTCGAATCTTTTGTTTTGGCTTTTCGATTTGAATATTCAAACTCGATGGCTTAAAACTCATATATAAACACATTATCAACCTGTAAACGTTCATCATCATTCATCAATCACAATGCAGATACACAAACTCTGTTTTATTGCTCTGTTCTTAGCTCACGCAGCTTTCGCCGTCAAGTTCAACTTCAAAACCTTCGATGGCAACAACTTGTTGTTCCTCGGAGACGCAGAGCTTGGTCCTTCCTCCGATGGCGTAGGCAGATCCGGTGCACTCTCCATGACCCGTGACGAAACCCCATTCTCACACGGTCAAGGTCTCTACATCAATCCAATCCCTCTCAAGCCTTCGAACGACTCAGCTCCTTACTCATTCCAAACCTCTTTCACTTTCTCCATCACTCCTCGCACCAACCCAAACTCCGGTCAAGGCCTCGCCTTCATCATCGTCCCCACCGCCGATAACTCCGGCGCTTCGGGCGGCGGCTTCCTCGGGATCCTCAATAAAACCAACAACGGGAAGGCGGAGAACAACCTCTTCTCTATCGAGTTCGATACTTTCAAGAACAAAGAGTTTCAAGACATTAGCGGTAACCATGTCGGACTCAACATCAACTCCATGACTTCAAATGTTGCTGCGAACGCTGGTTATTGGGTTCAGACGAGTGTCGGGAAAAGGAAAGTTTGGTCGTTTAAAGATGTGAATCTGAGTAGTGGAGAGAAGTTCACGGCTTGGGTTGAGTTTAGAAAGAGAGACAATAGAATTACGGTTACGCTCGCGCCTGAAAACGTGAAGAAACCTAAGAGACCTTTGATTCAAGGTCCGAGGGAGCTCAATGATGTTCTTTTGCAAAACGGTTACGTCGGTTTTGCTGGTGCTATGGGACGTGGTGTTGAGCGTCACGACATTTGGACCTGGTCCTTCGAAAACGACGCCAAGAACAACTAAACCGGTTTGGTTTTTGGTTCGGTTTTGGCTAAGTTTCGGTTGCTTTATTTCTGCTTATTGGAGTGAATAGTTATCGTTCAAAATTTAAAACAAATAAAAAGCCAAATCTGTGGCTTAGTATCTGCACTTTTGTATTTTCATGTTGGTTTCAATCCGAGATTGATAGTTGTGAAGATCCCTAAGCTCAATCCATTCCTTAGACTCTCAATCGCTTAACTACTTTGTTGTTTGATCGGATTTGATTGTATGAAAGAAGAGATTAGAAACGATAAAGAAAAGAGACACGAGAATCTTGTTTGCCCGGTGTTCACCTCCCTCCTCCAATGTGGAGAAGGAGCTATACTCACTGGGGCTGGGCACAGCCAGCAATCCACTAGAGTAACTCAAACTTGAGCTCTCATCGGTTTACAATGGTGCTCTCTCTCTCTCTCTCTCTCTCTCTGCGATCTGTTACAACAGACTCATCAAGATCGACTTACGAGAGCAAGAGGAGGAAGACGACTCTATCTTAGTCGTTTACAAAGACTACACACACGTGCAACACATGTGACTTGGTTATTACCTAAACCGGCTAAACCAACTTCCTCACTCTCTGGTTAAGCATACCAAAAGATAATTGCTGATTAAGAACATAATCCTTCAATAATAAAATGAACATTTTAAAAAATTATATTGAGGCTTCGGATTATAGGTGCTCATGATCCTGGTCCTTGTCGGTAGGTTAAACAGAGAATAATAAAATGATTTTCCATGCAAAAAATAATAATATTTCCCATGCCAAATATTATAAACGTGGAGGGTCTCAGAACATCTCTATCGAAGGATAATGGATTCTGCATAGGACCCACTTTTTTTTTTTAAGAAATCGGTTACCAAAACTACCAAATAGTAATCGGTCTTTAAAGGTTTTCTATACTGTTTGCGGGTCCCACTGACACGTGGCGGTCCGCGATTGGTTCGTTTTTTATTTTTAATTTTTTTTAATTCAAAAAAGTAAAAAAAAAATAAATAAATAAGAAACCCCAAATGGGTTTCTGGGATAATGATGCTCTTAGAACATGTTTATTGAAGGTCTCTTATGTTGGAGTTCTTAACATAATATAAGATACGATCTTTTAACTTTAAAACGCTAAGAGACCGTATTTTATATTACGATAAGAATCTCAACCTAAAAACTTGCAATAAACATGCTATTTACAGGAGCAATGAATTTTTTTTTTCAAGTTTCATTAAGAAACAGGACAAGAAATACAAATGAAAGCAATTATTAATTGAATTCGATTATCAAACTTGTTTGTCTTCTCTATTTTATAAACCTCGTTTCACAAAAACCAGTAGGTCCATTTCGTTGCTGCCCGTGGTGATGGTGGCGTTATCAAACTGACCATTCCACTGATTATTTTTAATGGGTTCTTTGAAAACTCAAGCTGGATGTTTTGTTATTAGACAATGCAAATTCACAAAACTCTGTTCCTCTTTCACACCACATTAGTCATGGGCATATTATCCGAAACCCGAAAACCGAACCGAAACCGAACCGAAAAAACCGAGACTGAAACCAGACCGAAAATTACAAAAATCCGAACGGTTCGTATATTTCTAAATCCGAAAAACCGAAACCGAACCGGGACCGAACCGAAAACCGAAAGGGTACCCGAATATTTTGAATATATTAAAAATATATTATTTTTAATTTTAATATATATAAATATAATTTATAAATAAAAAATATCTACAAAAATCCGAACAACCCGAATACCCCGGATATTTTTCGGTTTTTTCCGGATTTAGAGCGGGTTTTCGAGAGTTTTTTGGTTTTTTGAGCTTTAAAACCGAACCAAACCCGAATTATTTGTAATACGGTTCCATTTCGAGTTTTATAAAAAAATAGAAACCCGATCCGAACCCGACATTATCCGAACCGAACCGATCCGAAAAATGTCCGGTTCCTAAACGGTTCCTAAACATCCCAACCCGAATAACCCGAAAACCGAATAAATCGAACCGATCCGAACCGAAAACCCGAATGCCCTGCACTACACCACACCTTTTATGTGTCCAATTCAACTTCAAAACCATCGATAACTCGGATATCTAAGCAAAACCAAGTGACCAACGACTAAACCGGTCTGGATTGGTTATTGTCTCGGAAAGTCGTAATCAGAGCCAAATCTTTTTTTATTAGTTTGAATATTAGAACTTGGGTCTCGAGGCACCACATTATTTGAACTTCGGAGATTCATTGCTTTTGAAAGAATCTGGTCTTTTGTGTTATTTAAAACAAAAACTGTTTCTTTATTCCAGAGCAGAAGCTTGAAGATTTGACCCCCAATGTTTGCCTATATTCATACATTTGTCTCATTTAAATATATATATATTTTTTCGTTCTGTGATTTGTGAGGCCGTTGATTCACCACGTTGCTTGCGTCTAAAGAGAGGTGGAGGATTTTAAAAATTGTTGAAAAAAAAAACATGAACTGAGAGATATCCATTATATAAAATATTTAAAGGACGATTCGACGGTGAATGGTTTCTTTCAGCAGTTGTTTTTGTTTTTATTCCAAAAGGTCGAGACTTTTATGGGGCTGAGAAGAGAGAGCGGCTGCTTCTACTTTTTTTTTTTATAGAGTTACTGTGTTTGGTGATGTTGCATGTGTGGTTGGTTCTGTTTCAATCTCGAAAATATCATTTCTGCTTGGCCTCTCACTCAGGTTCTCTTCTTATCTTCTCCCTCTCACTAATAAAGCTTAACAAGTTTTGCGGTACAGAATCGTACCCTGGAATTCTTGCAACCCTTTAAAAAATTATCTTTGGTAATTTTAAGTTCCAAAAAAAAAGTGTTGCGGTACAGAAGATTCCTTCCCCCTTTTGGCTGTTTATATGATCAAAATATTACATTTTCTATGATAGTTATGTCCTTTGTGTGCTTTTCTCAAGTGGGTCTCCTAAGTTATTCAGTGTTCTTCCTTTTCTAGCCTAGAGATTTTTTTTGTGGGTGTGATCACTCCAAAAAGTGAATCTCAAGTTCTTGGCGAATGTGTGACTTGTGGTTAACGATCCTAAGCAATGAGCTGCTGTATCCGAAATGGTTCCAATTAGAGTTGAAAATCAAGACAACTCGTCGGCTACTTGTTGGTTTCTGGTTACTATAGATGGAAGGTTATTCAAACTCCAATTCTAGAGGGTTCAAAACCTCTGGTGTTTCAGACAGGAACACTGAGTTCCCACCAGTTGATGAGTGTGTCAGAAGCGTGTTTGGTAGTAGCACACACAAACCCTCCTCCGAAGAAAATTCTTTAGGGGTTGACCCTTTCGTTAGATCCTTGGAATGGGGTGACGTCAGCTTACGACAGTGGCTTGATAAGCCTGAACGGTCTGTAGATGTTTTAGAGTGCTTGCACATTTT
This sequence is a window from Brassica oleracea var. oleracea cultivar TO1000 chromosome C1, BOL, whole genome shotgun sequence. Protein-coding genes within it:
- the LOC106316845 gene encoding cytochrome c oxidase copper chaperone 1; translated protein: MSNQPAKDGVIPPPISDSKAAAAETKPKKKICCACPDTKKLRDECIVEHGESACAKWIEAHKMCLRAEGFNV
- the LOC106316829 gene encoding uncharacterized protein LOC106316829, whose amino-acid sequence is MNSHLFRVICILHSVIALTSGTLMMFYTEKASIFGHGSDIANKLKGSTPHDELLIQISQSFSGLLLFAIGLVLFMVSFVKDREFHGFFAGGSVILYVLMALWRVVFEWKIEDLAFECPKQALGDIALAVSWVFFLVYTWREKYD
- the LOC106316818 gene encoding uncharacterized protein LOC106316818; its protein translation is MELDPKKVVEVYERYEAVGDQFLLVRNQMVENDRERNANREALTALRKKAKTTKTSVPSPFDSMMKDTHGSSAKALVQEVCSTCGSHDSSEPTWMMLPGTDLFAAVPFHAVHTMLEKDEKRMEFESKKLQSLLKEKTLLLSELGALADSVPPSVIRSLITLKDKPSVQ
- the LOC106324351 gene encoding lectin-like protein LEC; amino-acid sequence: MQIHKLCFIALFLAHAAFAVKFNFKTFDGNNLLFLGDAELGPSSDGVGRSGALSMTRDETPFSHGQGLYINPIPLKPSNDSAPYSFQTSFTFSITPRTNPNSGQGLAFIIVPTADNSGASGGGFLGILNKTNNGKAENNLFSIEFDTFKNKEFQDISGNHVGLNINSMTSNVAANAGYWVQTSVGKRKVWSFKDVNLSSGEKFTAWVEFRKRDNRITVTLAPENVKKPKRPLIQGPRELNDVLLQNGYVGFAGAMGRGVERHDIWTWSFENDAKNN